The genomic stretch GTGTCGAGTGTCGGTGCTCCCGGCGAAGGACTCGGCGAACGGGGTGGCACGGATCCGGTGGTGCTGGGTGACGGACTCGGTGTGGTGGTCGTACCCGACGACGAACGAGCGGTCCCCGGCCCTGTGCCCGCGGCCGCCCCGTCGGAGCTTCCGGAGCCATTCCCGCCGGCTCCCGTCCCGGGCCCCGTCGTCTTCACCGGCTCCTTGATGACAAGCGACTGGAGCACCCGGTCCTGTCCGGGGTCCACCGTGCAGGCCGCGTTCATCGTGCCCACCGCGGTCGGATTGCCGAATGCGTCCCTCGGGGTGAGGTGCAGGCCGAGGTCGCCGACGGTGACCTTCGCGTTGCCGGGCCGGGTGAAGGTGACGGCGGGCGCGGTGCCTTTGGCCGACATGTCGAACGCGCCGAAGGCCGGAATCGGGGTCCGCGGGATCGTCATGGGCACGGACAAGCGGCTGTCGCCCTCCGGCGCGGACACGGTGGCGGTCCCGTCCACAGAGCCCTCCAGGGTGCTCGCGCCGACGAGCGGGGCCAGCGCGGTAAAGCTCGGGTCCACCGTCGCCACGCCGTTCACGGTCGCTCTCGGGCTGGAATCGCCGGCTTCGAGTGAACTCGGGATGTCCGTGCTGATGCTCATCGTCACCTGCGCGGTGCCGATCCCGGTGAACGCGCAGGTGTAGTTCAGCTTGATCGACACCGGCTGCGCGGAGGCGGGCGGGGAGTTCCATACCGTCACGATGCCCAGCGCGGTGGTGAGCCCTACGGCGACTCCCAGGGCCACCGCTCCGGTGCTGTACGTCCGCTTGCCGCTGCGAGCCGTGCCACTCACCGGCTCTCCGGTGGCGTCGGCTGTTCGCCCTGCTGGTGAGCCTCGGCGAGGTGGTCCCGCAGCCGTGCGTGGCGGAACTGGTGGACCGCCCCGGCCTGGCGCAGCACACCTCGGGCGCGGGCGTCGCCCAGGAAGGTGTTCATCCTCCAGGGGAGGCGTCCTGACAGGGGCAGCCAGAGTCGGACCAGAACCACCCACCGGCCCCACGCGGTCAGCGTGCCGACCCCGGTCATGACCAGGAGTCCGACGGCGATCCCGGACCAGAGGCCGATGGCGAAGCCGTCGAAACGCGTGACAGCGGCGCCGAAGCCGAGCCCGATGATCAGCCCCGCCGCGACCAGTTGAACGAGCGCGATAGTACGGTTCGCGCGCAACAGGTCCGTTGCGCTGGCTGATTCCTCCGGCCTGGCGTCCGTCTCGAGGAAGGCCACGAGCGCGAGGACGATCCCCACCGCCAGTCCGAGCAGGAGCCCGGTCACGAGCCAGTTCCCGAAGACCAGGGCGACCCAGGACCAGGGGGAGGACAGGAGCATCGCGTAGACCGCGGACCCGCCACCGAAGACGGTCCCATAGACCAGTCCGCCGGCCAGCCCGCCACCGACTCTGGGGAGAAAGCTCTCCCGCACTCTCCCCAACCTGTCCGTCCAGGGCCCACCGTGTAATCGGATCTGCATGCGGGACGGCTCGAACGCGCGGCTGGCCTTGACCTTCGACGCGAATCCGTGCGCGAGCCCGAAGGCCAGTCCGGTTCCCAGAAAGTCCACGATCATGGTCAGGAGCACCACCCCCGAGAGGTCGCCCCTGAGGGCGTGGACGAGTGCGACCACCGTCCCCGACACGAGCGCGCACAGGCCCCCGGAGACAACCATGCGCGCGGGCAGACTCATGGTTGTACCCAGCTGCCACCACTCGATGTCCTGTGCGTCCGGCCTCTGTTGCTGTAGATGCCTGGCGAGATAGCCGAGCCAGTGCCCTGCGGAGTCGACGCTCCAGCGTCGGCCTTCCGGGAGGGTAAGGCTGAACTCTCGTGCGTACCTCCTGCTGATGAACGCCTTCAAGAGGCGCTGCTCCAGCTCTTCCCTTTCGAGATCCCGCAGGCTCTTGAGGCCGTCTGGGAATTCCTTGACCAAGGTGAGCATCAGTGGGGTGATCCGTACATCGTCGAGTTCACCAGAGTCTGTCCCCAACTTACGCAGAACGGGCGCCCATTCACTCGGGTCTTCGAGGCTGGTGAAGCAGTCGTCGAGGGTGAGGCCGGTCAGTTCGATCCCGGGAAAGAGCCCTTCGTTCAGCTTGACGCCCCTGAGTGCCTCGGGACGGCTCGTCAGCAGCAGCGGCAGATCGACTGCGCTGATCTGCCGCAGCGCCGATTCGCAACGGTCCTTCGCCAACTCGTCGAACCCGTCAAGGATCACCAGCACGTCGCCGCGGCCGATCAGTTCACCGGCCCATGTCCCGCTGTGGGCGAGCGGCTTGGTGAGGAAGCGATGGTCCCGCTTCAGGCAGTCCACCAGCCAGTCTTGCAGGGATTGGGCGTAGGGGTCCCACGATCCCAGACTGAAGATCACCGGCACTGGTCCTCGCCAGCCATCGTCTTCGACCAGGGCCTGCGCGAAGCGCCGGATCAGGACGGTCTTCCCCGAACCTGCCTCACCCAGCACCAGCAGTTTGCTGTGCCTCTCCTTCGGATCCTCCTGATAGACAGCCGCGATGTTCTCGAGCGAACCTGCCAGGCCGAGCGGGGACTCCTTCGCCAATGCCTCCGACAAGTCCCGTGCACCGTTCCGCGAACCGGTGAACTCCTCCGGTGCCGCTCGGCAGTTCAAAGGCAGCGACTCCCCGCTCAGCAGCGTCTGCTGATACACGTCCTTCCTCAGGTCCCGACGGACGCCACTTCTCAGGTCTCGCAACATGTCCGAGTGGGGGCCGCCCGACCGGTCGCGGTCCGAGGGCGGCTCCGAGGCGGTGATGTCAACCAGCTCCGGGGGGCCATCGCCGTATTCCTGTAGAAGTTCAACGAACGCGGAGTCGCCGACGAAGGTCCGAGCCGGACAGGCGTGCAGACGGCGGTTGGCGAACACATGATCGTCGTGAATGACAACGCCGACGAGATGTTCCCAGCAGAAGACCGCGCTGCCGGAAGCGCCCGACCAGGCGGGCTCGCCGTCCGCGCGCAGGTCCGGCGCGACATCCTGGTCCAGGACGTGCAGGTCCTGGGCACCGACCCCACCGGCCTGAGGAGGCAGTTTCCCTCTCAGGTGCTCCACCTTGTGCTGCCCGTCCCGGAAGGTCGCCGAAGGGTACGCAAGGCTGTCATAGGGCAGCGGATCGTTGCCTACGGGACGGCCCCAGCGCACCGTACCGGGGACGTGGACCGCGTCGTCCAGCAGCAGCAGAGCGACATCGCGCTCTTCCGGGTCGGTCCAGCGCACCGCTGCCAGGCGCACGTGCACGTCGGGGTGGTCCCTCGGATGTCCCACGCGCACATCGATCTTGGCCCAAGGCACACCCGTCCTCTCCTCGACGACATGCCGTGCCGTCAGTACCAGGCGGGGCCCGATCAGGTAACCGGTACCGACGCGGCGGAACCCGGCAGCGTCACCACTACGGACAAGTGCCAGTCTTCGACGGTCCAACTCAGTCCTTGCTGTCCCAGGAGCCCGACCGGTCACTACTGATTAGCGGGATTGCTCCGCCCGTAGCCCGGTCCTTGACCTGGAGCCTCAGCGTCAGCTTGTGCCCGCGGACCGAGGAGTGCGCGCGCTCTCCGCCCACGGTCACCACCCCGAACTGGAGCTTCCCGTCCCCCTTGACGTCATCGCGCAGTTCCAGCATCAACTCCAGCTCGGCTTCCTCGATCTCGAAGGCGAACTGCTGATGAGCCCCCTGGTCCTGCGCCTCATACAGCTCTCGCCGCAGCTCCTCGATGGCCGCGGCCAACCCGATCGTCACCACAACTGCTCCACGTCGACTGTGGGGTTCGACAACGAGTGCCGTCGACCCCGGGCCCGTACCGTATCGGCAGTTGTCCCCGTGCGGTCGTCCAATCCGATTCTTGTGAGACGGCTTACGGAAACAAGCGTGCGACGGCGAGGTGCCGGACCGCCCTCGTGACAGAGGCACGTGGGCGGTCCGGCGACCCGGCGGGTCTCAGGGCGTGACGCAGCCGATCGAGCCGACCGGGAAGTTGTTGCCGGTCGAGGTGGCCGTGAAGCCGAAGGTCGTGCTGCCGTCCGGTGCGATGGTCCGGTTGTAGGCGGCGTTCGCCACCGTGACCGTGCCGTCGGACCCGGTACTCATCGTTCCGTTCCAGACGCTGCTGATCCGGGTGCCGGTGCCCGGCTGCCAGCGCACGGCCCAGCCGTCCTGGGCTGTCGTGCCGTGGTTCATCACCTCGACGGAACCCTGGAAGCCGCCGCTCCAGGAGTTCGTCACCGAGTAGACGGCCATGCACCCGGTGTGCGGTTCGGTGGGCGTCGGAGTCGGGGTGGGGGTCGGCGTCGGGGTCGGCTCACCGCCGTTCGGGTCGCCGATGCCCGTCACCTCTCCGTTTCCGCCGTCGAAGACGATGTCGGAGCAGGAGAAGAAGTTCTCCGCGCTGTCCGAGCGCACCCACTGGATGAACATCACCGCGTCACCGGTGCGACCCGACGGCAGCCTCAGGTCCCAGTAGTAGTGGCCGGACTCGCTGCCCACCGAACCGGACTGCGGCGGGTTGGTGACCGTCTGGATCAGCTCCAGATCGTCCCAGCCCAGCTGAGTGGCGGGCGAATAGCCGGGCTTGGAGACATAGACCCGGAAGTCGCCCGGGTGCGCCGCCCAGTTGCTGTACTTGACCCGGATCGACCCGCCCGAGGTCAGATGGGTGCGGGGCCAGTCGGAGCGTGCGGCGTTGTAGCCGGTGAAGTTGTACGGGGACTTGTCCCCGGCGCTGCACAGCTTGCCGTCGGGCACATAACCGGCGCCCCGGCCGCCCGCGTTGGAGTCGAGCACGGCGAACCAGTTGTACAGCGCCGTCGCCCCGCTCTCGGCGAGCGCGGCCTTGCACGCGGGGTTCGTCGGGTCGAGGGCGCCGCTGCTGGTCTTGGCGTCCTGATAGCAGAGGTAGGTCCGCGATCCGGGCATCATCGCCACGCCGTGAGCCTGCGCGCTGCCCTGCCCGAGTAATGCAAGTCCCAGCCCGCTGAGAAGAGTTGCCAGCACCGCCGCCCAGGAGAGGAGGCGGTTTCTGCGTCGAGCCATCGTGTCGTTCTCCTGTCGGTCGTCTTGGTCGTCTCGGTCGTCGAACTCGGTCGTCGAACTGTCCGCTGTGGAAGCCCCCGCCCACCCGGGGCCGACGGCACACCGGGCGGGCGAGGGAGTGTGGGGGTGGAACGGGGCCTGACGGATCAGGCGACCGTGCAGGCGGTGCCGTTCAGGGTGAAGCCGGACGGTTCGTCGAAGGTGCCGCTGTACGTGCCCTGGAAGCCGAAGCTCTGGCTGCCGCCGGCCGCGATCCGCGTGTTGTGGGCGACGGGACTCGCCACCACAGCGCCGGTCGCCCCGGACAGGTTCGCGTTCCAGGAGCCCGTGATCCGCTGTCCGGAGGGCAGGGTGAAGCCGAGCTGCCAGCCGTCCACCGCGGCCGAACCGGTGTTGCGGACGGTGACGTTGGCGGTGAAGCCGCCCTGCCAGACATTGGTGTCGTACGCCACCGAGCAGGTCGGGTCACCGGGCTCGCCGGGGTCCGTGCCGCCGCCCGTGTTCACCGTGGAGGAGAAGGAGTTCACCGCGAGCCCGGCGCCGTTCTGCCACGGCTCGAACCCGGCCTGGACGCTGGTCAGATACCAGTTGGGCTGTGCCATCCCGCGGGCCACGGCCTGGTCGACGAAGTCCATGACGTCGAAGTTCCAGGAGCTGATCGCCGACGGGGCGACGAAGGAGATCACGTCGTTGGTGCCGTTGCCGCCGGTCCACACCTCCCAGCTGCGGCCGCCGACGGTGGCGGTGCCGACCGGCGAGCCGATCGGCTGGATCGACCCGACCCGGTTGAACCAGATCATGATCTCGGTGGCGTTGACGCCGTCGGTGCGCGGCGTCGGGTCCAGCCAGATGTCGTACGACGCGTTGTACACGGCGTTCGAGACGAAGCCGTAGGAGATGCTGCTGGGTGCGCTGGAGATGGTGCTGACCTGCGCGGGGAGGGCGGTTCCGGGCGAACAGTTGGTGTAGTGGCAGCCGTTGAAGATCGACGGGTAGGACTTGGGGGCGCCGTTGGTGGGCACCGAGCCGTCGGCCTGGGTGACCCGGAAGCCGGTGTCGGTGGCGGTGACGCACTGGGCGGCGCTGGTGCCCCAGCGGTTGTTCTGGACGACGTAGCGGCCTTGGATCACGGTCGATCCGAACTGCTCACAGATCGTGGTGTCGGCCTGGGCCGGTGGGCCCGCGGCGACCAGGGCCGCCAGGGTGGCCAGAGCGGTGAGCACGGCGCCGAGGAGGGCGCGGACGGTGCGGAGGCGGTGCAGTGACGAACGCATGCGGGGGGCCTCTCTGCGGGTAACCGGATTCGACAGGGGGAGTGCTGCGGGGGTTCCGGGAGCGCTCCCGATCCGTCATCATGGGAGCGCTCCCACCCCACCGGTTTCGGTGGCGACTGTAGGAGTACTGCATGTCCCTGACAACCCCGTACGCGCGAATCCGTCGAAGGGATTTCGAACCGCCTGGTCACCGCTTGATCGCTCAACGGCCGTACGGCGCAATGGGGTTGGGAGCGCTCCCGAAAGTTGCGAACCCAGAGGGCGCGCGCGGCCTACGCCGAGTCCCGTACCACCAGGCGCGTCCGCAGGATGACGTGGCGCCAGGCCACCTCCGGCTGCTCGATCTCCGCCAGCAGCAGCCGCACCATGGTCCGGCCGATCTCCTCCAGCGGCTGGCGGACCGTCGTCAGGGAGGGCTCGGTGTGCCGGGCGAGCGTGAAGTCGTCGAAGCCGATCACCGCGACATCCTCGGGCACCCGGCGGCCGGCCGCCCGCAGCACCCCCAGCGCTCCGGCGGCCATGGTGTCCGAGGCGGCGAAGACGGCGTCCAGGTCCGGGTGCCGTTCGAGGAGTTCGGCCGTCGCCCGGCGACCGCTGTCCTCGGTGAAGTCGCCCTCGACGACCAGCGAGGGCAGGGGATCATGGCCCGCGGCGGCCAGCGCTTCCCGGTAGCCGCGCAGCCGGCACTGGGTCACGTACATGTCGAGCGGCCCGATGACGGCGGCGATCCGCCCGCGCCCGCCGCGCAGCAGGTGCTCGACCGCGTCACGGGCGCCGCCGACGTTGTCCGCGTCCACGTAGGTGACGCGCTCGTCGCCCGAGCGCCGGCCGAGCAGGACCGTGGGCAGTCCGGCCTCGGCAAGCATGTCGGGCAGCCGGTCCTCGGCCCGTACGGACATCAGCAGGACCCCGTCCACCCGCCCGCCGCGCGCGTACTCGACGAACCGCTGCCGCTCGGCGTCCGTGCGGACCAGGGTGAGCAGCAGCTGCACGGAGGTGTCGGCGAGGGCGTCGCCGACCGAACGGACGATCTCCGAGAAGAACGGCTCCCCGAACAGCCGCCAGTCCCGCTCGGTCATCGCCAGCGCCACGGCGTCCGCGCGCCGCCCGGCCAGCGAACGGGCGGCCAGATTGGGCACATAGCCCAGTTCGGCGATGGCCCGCTGGACGGTTCGGCGCGTCGAGTCCTTCACACCCGCCGCGTTGTTGATGACCCGCGAGACGGTGCCGCGCCCGACTCCGGCACGAGCCGCGACCTCCTCCAACGTCGGCGAGCCAGGGCGCTGCTTGCCCATAACCACCGTTCCTAGAGGCTGAGCGGGAGTGAGTCCTGTTGCCAGGACCCGTGCTCAGCCGTGTGTCCCGAACGGTGTTGGGCACACTGGTTGCCCGCTTTCGCTCCGTGTCCGGGCGGCACGGAGCGTGTCCGTGGTCCGGGAATACGGGGGCGGGTTTCCTCACGCCCCGGGGCGACCAGTGCGGCCTGGACGGTCCGATGCCCCTGCTCATCACTCCGGTGAGCAGGGGGCGGTGCCGTCCGTCGCCGGATCGGGTGCCCCAGGGCGCGCCTTCCGATCGCCACCGCTGCCGCGTCGTGGCGGGTGGTCTTCCTGGTTTTGGCGGTGAGGGGCTTCTGCCAGTGCTGGGCACCCCACCGGGAGGTGTAGGCCGGGTCCACGGCCACGAGGGGGA from Streptomyces davaonensis JCM 4913 encodes the following:
- a CDS encoding GH12 family glycosyl hydrolase domain-containing protein yields the protein MRSSLHRLRTVRALLGAVLTALATLAALVAAGPPAQADTTICEQFGSTVIQGRYVVQNNRWGTSAAQCVTATDTGFRVTQADGSVPTNGAPKSYPSIFNGCHYTNCSPGTALPAQVSTISSAPSSISYGFVSNAVYNASYDIWLDPTPRTDGVNATEIMIWFNRVGSIQPIGSPVGTATVGGRSWEVWTGGNGTNDVISFVAPSAISSWNFDVMDFVDQAVARGMAQPNWYLTSVQAGFEPWQNGAGLAVNSFSSTVNTGGGTDPGEPGDPTCSVAYDTNVWQGGFTANVTVRNTGSAAVDGWQLGFTLPSGQRITGSWNANLSGATGAVVASPVAHNTRIAAGGSQSFGFQGTYSGTFDEPSGFTLNGTACTVA
- a CDS encoding DUF6801 domain-containing protein — its product is MSGTARSGKRTYSTGAVALGVAVGLTTALGIVTVWNSPPASAQPVSIKLNYTCAFTGIGTAQVTMSISTDIPSSLEAGDSSPRATVNGVATVDPSFTALAPLVGASTLEGSVDGTATVSAPEGDSRLSVPMTIPRTPIPAFGAFDMSAKGTAPAVTFTRPGNAKVTVGDLGLHLTPRDAFGNPTAVGTMNAACTVDPGQDRVLQSLVIKEPVKTTGPGTGAGGNGSGSSDGAAAGTGPGTARSSSGTTTTPSPSPSTTGSVPPRSPSPSPGAPTLDTPRDDPTGEPDDRHGDPDPKHPIALALGVLVPGMAAALVALCMHLRKRRADG
- a CDS encoding NACHT domain-containing protein; this encodes MTGRAPGTARTELDRRRLALVRSGDAAGFRRVGTGYLIGPRLVLTARHVVEERTGVPWAKIDVRVGHPRDHPDVHVRLAAVRWTDPEERDVALLLLDDAVHVPGTVRWGRPVGNDPLPYDSLAYPSATFRDGQHKVEHLRGKLPPQAGGVGAQDLHVLDQDVAPDLRADGEPAWSGASGSAVFCWEHLVGVVIHDDHVFANRRLHACPARTFVGDSAFVELLQEYGDGPPELVDITASEPPSDRDRSGGPHSDMLRDLRSGVRRDLRKDVYQQTLLSGESLPLNCRAAPEEFTGSRNGARDLSEALAKESPLGLAGSLENIAAVYQEDPKERHSKLLVLGEAGSGKTVLIRRFAQALVEDDGWRGPVPVIFSLGSWDPYAQSLQDWLVDCLKRDHRFLTKPLAHSGTWAGELIGRGDVLVILDGFDELAKDRCESALRQISAVDLPLLLTSRPEALRGVKLNEGLFPGIELTGLTLDDCFTSLEDPSEWAPVLRKLGTDSGELDDVRITPLMLTLVKEFPDGLKSLRDLEREELEQRLLKAFISRRYAREFSLTLPEGRRWSVDSAGHWLGYLARHLQQQRPDAQDIEWWQLGTTMSLPARMVVSGGLCALVSGTVVALVHALRGDLSGVVLLTMIVDFLGTGLAFGLAHGFASKVKASRAFEPSRMQIRLHGGPWTDRLGRVRESFLPRVGGGLAGGLVYGTVFGGGSAVYAMLLSSPWSWVALVFGNWLVTGLLLGLAVGIVLALVAFLETDARPEESASATDLLRANRTIALVQLVAAGLIIGLGFGAAVTRFDGFAIGLWSGIAVGLLVMTGVGTLTAWGRWVVLVRLWLPLSGRLPWRMNTFLGDARARGVLRQAGAVHQFRHARLRDHLAEAHQQGEQPTPPESR
- a CDS encoding lytic polysaccharide monooxygenase auxiliary activity family 9 protein — its product is MARRRNRLLSWAAVLATLLSGLGLALLGQGSAQAHGVAMMPGSRTYLCYQDAKTSSGALDPTNPACKAALAESGATALYNWFAVLDSNAGGRGAGYVPDGKLCSAGDKSPYNFTGYNAARSDWPRTHLTSGGSIRVKYSNWAAHPGDFRVYVSKPGYSPATQLGWDDLELIQTVTNPPQSGSVGSESGHYYWDLRLPSGRTGDAVMFIQWVRSDSAENFFSCSDIVFDGGNGEVTGIGDPNGGEPTPTPTPTPTPTPTEPHTGCMAVYSVTNSWSGGFQGSVEVMNHGTTAQDGWAVRWQPGTGTRISSVWNGTMSTGSDGTVTVANAAYNRTIAPDGSTTFGFTATSTGNNFPVGSIGCVTP
- a CDS encoding LacI family DNA-binding transcriptional regulator; the encoded protein is MGKQRPGSPTLEEVAARAGVGRGTVSRVINNAAGVKDSTRRTVQRAIAELGYVPNLAARSLAGRRADAVALAMTERDWRLFGEPFFSEIVRSVGDALADTSVQLLLTLVRTDAERQRFVEYARGGRVDGVLLMSVRAEDRLPDMLAEAGLPTVLLGRRSGDERVTYVDADNVGGARDAVEHLLRGGRGRIAAVIGPLDMYVTQCRLRGYREALAAAGHDPLPSLVVEGDFTEDSGRRATAELLERHPDLDAVFAASDTMAAGALGVLRAAGRRVPEDVAVIGFDDFTLARHTEPSLTTVRQPLEEIGRTMVRLLLAEIEQPEVAWRHVILRTRLVVRDSA
- a CDS encoding trypco2 family protein, translated to MTIGLAAAIEELRRELYEAQDQGAHQQFAFEIEEAELELMLELRDDVKGDGKLQFGVVTVGGERAHSSVRGHKLTLRLQVKDRATGGAIPLISSDRSGSWDSKD